A stretch of the Ananas comosus cultivar F153 linkage group 14, ASM154086v1, whole genome shotgun sequence genome encodes the following:
- the LOC109720270 gene encoding uncharacterized protein LOC109720270 yields the protein METKRLIDRDVSIDHASIDLESGTKSIIVDEHGASRDPISRAGEAKAVLSKVWNGFVGDEGCLKSKEVPINGEAVVEKEGLVQKPEAEKPKKKRPKKPPKPPRPPKPLALDSADEKLIREMSELATMKRARIERMKELKRTKNAKSASSVPSTNLGALVITILFCLVIIWQGVFSRNSSSLSFRGSPESSVNGGLISVQFYNNVSMISPGGSTSASTNDVTALSRLSVHGEESRVPG from the exons ATGGAAACAAAGAGATTGATTGATCGAGATGTCTCGATCGATCATGCCTCAATTGATCTCGAGAGTGGGACAAAATCAATAATAGTTGACGAGCATGGCGCGTCAAGAGACCCAATCTCTAGGGCTGGAGAGGCAAAAGCTGTTTTGAGTAAGGTATGGAATGGTTTTGTGGGCGACGAGGGATGCCTCAAGAGTAAAGAGGTTCCTATTAATGGAGAAGCTGTAGTGGAAAAGGAAGGGCTTGTGCAGAAGCCCGAAGCTGAGAAGCCGAAGAAGAAGCGgcccaagaagcccccgaagccTCCCCGGCCTCCGAAGCCGCTGGCATTGGATTCCGCTGACGAGAAGCTCATCCGCGAGATGTCCGAGCTGGCGACGATGAAGAGGGCGAGGATTGAGAGGATGAAGGAGCTGAAGCGGACGAAGAATGCCAAGTCGGCATCGTCAGTGCCCAGTACCAATTTGGGTGCTTTAGTTATCACCATTCTCTTTTGCCTTGTTATAATATGGCAAG GAGTTTTTTCAAGAAATAGCTCGAGTTTAAGCTTTCGTGGTTCTCCTGAATCATCGGTAAATGGTGGACTTATCTCTGTTCAATTCTACAATAATGTCTCTATGATCAGCCCCGGTGGTTCTACCTCTGCATCTACCAA CGACGTGACCGCATTATCTCGGCTGAGTGTCCACGGAGAGGAAAGCCGAGTACCTGGTTGA
- the LOC109720456 gene encoding uncharacterized protein LOC109720456: protein MARDPSPDIDDELFNEVYGKAYTGPVGSNAANNSVPKGNDNKRAFPGGQSDEEDEPRDPNAVPTDFTSREAKVWEAKAKATERNWKKRKEEEMICKICGELGHFTQGCPSTLGANRKNADFFERVPARDKQVRALFSPKVISQIEKDIGCKIKMDEKFLIVSGKDRLILAKGVDAVHKIIQEDKRKSRSPNSSNRTRSRSPDGSPRGSHFRRSESQRSSYSSPRDTSLVQNRGFNQERRVEDRVRENMHKYARDSPQAYANDGAKGRSARPKSPPRSSFGGDAYRQYDGYDRNSRSHRSNSLDTERHRAESRSERKFDLPTYQRSLEELEMEFKSEALELARIRDQEEDEENNKHREFIRELKENYMKKLGVIRSMHSKQWEEFLRLDTIQRQQHQALQTAYTRPAYPDYDQRNMQYVGNTGLSMDTRNRYPYPNENYSAPRPHDAYSDYQNQRHEDYGKTYGQY from the exons ATGGCGAGAGATCCGAGTCCCGATATAGATGATGAACTCTTTAATGAAGTTTATGGGAAAGCATACACTGGACCTGTTGGATCGAACGCTGCCAACAATTCAGTGCCAAAAGGAAATGATAACAAGAGAGCTTTTCCTGGTGGCCAAtctgatgaagaagatgagCCTCGGGATCCTAATGCTGTTCCGACTGATTTTACTAGTAGAGAGGCTAAGGTGTGGGAGGCAAAGGCGAAGGCTACTGAAAGGaattggaagaaaagaaaggaagaggAAATGATCTGCAAAATATGTGGTGAATTGGGTCATTTTACACAG GGTTGTCCATCTACTCTCGGGGCAAATCGTAAAAATGCAGACTTTTTTGAGAGAGTTCCAGCTAGAGATAAACAAGTGAGAGCACTTTTCTCTCCAAAGGTGATAAGTCAGATTGAAAAGGACATTGGATGCAAAATTAAAATGGATGAGAAATTTTTGATAGTTAGTGGGAAGGATAGGTTAATACTAGCTAAAGGTGTAGATGCGGTGCATAAAATAATTCAAGAGGATAAACGTAAAAGCAGAAGTCCCAACAGTTCAAATAGGACACGGTCGAGATCCCCTGATGGAAGCCCTAGGGGTTCTCACTTTAGGCGTTCTGAATCTCAAAGGTCTTCTTATTCTAGTCCGAGAGATACGTCACTTGTCCAAAACAGAGGCTTTAATCAGGAAAGGCGTGTTGAAGATCGTGTACGTGAAAATATGCACAAATATGCAAGGGATTCTCCACAAG CTTATGCTAATGATGGAGCAAAAGGCCGTTCAGCTCGACCGAAATCTCCACCACGCTCTTCTTTTGGCGGTGATGCATATAGACAGTATGATGGGTACGATCGTAATTCCAGGTCACATAGGTCTAATAGCTTGGATACCGAGAGGCATAGGGCGGAGTCTCGTTCTGAGCGTAAGTTTGACTTGCCTACTTATCAACGGAGCTTGGAAGAATTGGAAATGGAATTTAAGAGCGAAGCATTAGAACTGGCAAGAATCAGGGACCAAGAAGAGGATGAAGAAAACAACAAGCATCGCGAG TTCATTAGAGAGCTTAAAGAGAACTACATGAAGAAGCTAGGAGTCATAAGGAGCATGCATTCGAAGCAGTGGGAAGAGTTTCTTCGTCTCGATACAATACAACGGCAGCAGCATCAGGCCCTCCAAACTGCTTATACTCGGCCTGCATACCCAGATTATGATCAGAGGAACATGCAATATGTAGGAAATACTGGATTATCCATGGATACGAGGAATAGATATCCATATCCCAATGAGAACTATTCCGCTCCGAGGCCTCATGATGCATACAGTGACTACCAAAATCAGAGGCATGAAGATTACGGCAAAACGTATGGCCAGTATTAG